The nucleotide sequence GCCGCGTGCTGTACGAGGACAGCGGCAACATCGGCAAAGCCTACCGCCGCCACGACGAGGTGGGCACCCCCTACTGCGTGACCGTGGACTTCGACACTGTGGGCAAGGGCGAGGACCCGAGCCTCACGGACACCGTGACCGTCCGCGACCGCGACACCCTAGGGCAGGAGCGGGTGAAGATCAGCGAGTTGAGTGGGTGGCTCCAGGCGCGCCTGCGCTAGGCGCTCGCCCAATCAGCACAAGCCCCCGCGTGGTGCGGGGGTTCTTGTGCCGGTAGACAGGGCTCCTCAACGGCGGGGCGGCGTTTCCCCACGCTCGCCGTACTTGCTTTCCAGATACCGGTGCTGGGCCTCCAGGGCGCGGAGCTGCCGTTCTTGGCGCTCCCGGGTGATCTCCTTCATGCGGCGCTCAATCAGGGTCAACTGCCCGAGCAACAGGCGCTCGGTCTCGGGCGTGTGGGGGGCGGCGCGGTAGGTGCGCAGCAGCTCGGGCAGGTCCTCGCGGGCAGCCTGCTGGGCATCGAAGGCGTCGCGCCCCAGCGCAGCATCCTCGGCGGTGGCACGCAGCGCGTCACGGGTGGCGATCACGGTGGCGTGGAGCGCGGCGCGGCCCGCAGCAGGCAGGGCGCGTTCACCCGAGCGCAACAGCGTGAGCAGGCGCGTTTCGTCGTCGGCCACGGTGGCGAGGCTGGAAACGCCGGACCGCGCCGCGGGGTCCGGCAGCGGCTGGGGCGAGAGCAGCCGAGCGCCGCGGATCACCGCGCGCAGCAGGCCCAACAACGCCAGGAACAGGGTCAACCCCAGCAGCCAGCCCGCCGGGTCCCAGCCCAGGGCCAGCAGTAGGCCAAAGAAAAACAGCAGGGGCAGCACCACGAACAAGCCCACCACCCCCTGCACCACCAGCCAGGTCAAAGCGCGCGTGCGGCGGCCGAGGTCGGGCAGCAGCGCGGGACGCGGAGGGGTCGCCCAGGGATCACGTGGCCAGGGTGCCAGACGGTGCCGGACCGGCCGGGTCAGGGACCGCACCACACGCGAGCCCAGACGCGCAGCGGTGAAAACGGTCGTGACATGAGGAGCCATAGCTCAGGGTACGCGTTCAGGATGAAAGGCGTTCCCACCCGAGGCCGCGTTCCGAAGCCGCGCCACCCGTTCCGCGAGCGCCTGCCATGGCCCAAGCTGAAAGTGGTTGTGACCGAGCGGGCTGGTGGAGGGCAACACCCAGAGCTCGCAGCCCTCCAGTGGCAGCAGTTGCGGGCCGTAGGGCAGCTTCCCGGTGGGAAGGCCCAGCGTCTCCGCCGCGCCGCGCTTGCTGGTAAAGGCGACGATGGCCGGACGGTAGTGCCGAAGTTTGGCGCGCAGCTCGTGGGGAGCCCAAGCCTCCTGGGGCAGGGCGGCGTCTACGCCGCTGTGCCGTTTGGCGACGTCGGTGAGGCCGATCCCGTACCTCGGCAGGGTCGCGTACTCGTGCGGGGCGAGCAGGCGGGGAGTGAGGCCCGTTTCAAACAGCACCCGCCAGAATTTGTTTTCGGGGTTGGCGTAGTACGCCCGTGCCCGCGCACTGATGCGGCTGGGCGCCGTGCCGACAAGCACCAGCGTCAGACCGGGTTGCAGCACGTCCGGGACGAGGTACCCCTCCCCCTCAGTCATCGTCGTAGCGCTCCTCCTTGAAGGGGTCGCCCCGCATGTGGTACCCGTTGCGCTCCCAGAAGCCAGGCCGGTCCTCGGCCATGAATTCCAGCCCGCTGAGCCACTTGGCGCTCTTCCAGAAGTAGAGGTGCGGCACGACCAGCCGCAGCGGGCCGCCGTGCTCGGGGGCCAGCGGTTCGCCGTCAAAGGTGTGGGCCAGCAGATTCTCGGGCCGCAGGAAGTCCTCGAGTGGGAGGTTGGTGGTGTAGCCCCCCACGCTGTGCTGCATCACGTAGCGGGCCGCCGGGTCGAGCCGCACGTGTGCCATCAGGTCCACGACGCGCACACCGGTCCAGGTCGTGTCGAGCTTGCTCCAGTGGGTGACGCAGTGGATGTCATAGGTCAACGTCGTCTGCGGCAGGGCCAAGAGGTCGTCCCAGGTGAAGGTCTTCTCCTCGGCCAGCCCAAAGATGCGTACCCGCACGTCCTGGGGCGCGTAGTGCTGTGAGGGACCGTAGGTGAGGACCGGAAAGCGGGTGGTGAGGGTCTGCCCCGGAGGAATCCGCCCCCCCAGGTCATCCTCCGGCTTCTTGAAGAACTTGCCGAGCATGGAGGTATTTGACTGTTCCTCAAGAGGCGGGCGGTAGAGCGAGCAACACCTTTGCGGCGATCGGTAAAGGATTTCGGTAGGTCCCGCTGGGGGACAACCGTCCGCCCCGAGCAGCCCCAAAAGGTGTACAGTGTACACAAAGCCGGGGCATTTCTGCCTTCCCCGGCCGTGCAGACCCCGGCCCCGGCGTTCCCGCGCCAGGAGCCCGACCATGAGTGAGACCCATCCCCGCCTTCAGGCCCGCCACGAGGTTGAACGCGCCCGCTTTCTGGCGGACGTGTACGACCTGCTGGCGATTTTGCGCCGTGAGCCCAACGAGCTGCTGCCCTTTGACTGGGTTTGGCACCTCGCCCCAGAAGGTGAACACCCGCTGGGGGTCCAGGCTATCCCGGTCGACCAGATCATCGGCTCTGTGGACCGCTACCGTGAGTTCGACCGGCACTACCTGCCCAAAGAGCCGCACCTCGACGAGCGCTGGATCGGCGTGCGCGCTGCGCAGCTTCAGGGCAAGGAGCTGCCGCCGATTCAGGTCTACAAGGTGGGCGAGCTGTACTTCGTCAAAGACGGAAACCACCGGGTCTCGGTCGCCCGCCGTCAGGGCCAGCACTACATCGACGCGCACGTGATTGAACTCCATGTCACCGTGCCGCCGGACGAGCACGACACCCTCCGCGACCTGATTATCAAGGGGGAGTATGCCCGCTTTCTCAAGGCCACGGAACTCGGCCGGGTGGTGCCGGGCCACCGTGAGATTCTCTTTACCACGCCGGGCCGCTACGACCGCCTGCTGGAGCACATCCGCACCCGGCAGTACTTCCTCGACCGCAAGCCGGAGCGCGCGGGGTTGCCGCCCGTGAGCTGGGCGGAGGCTGTGGAAAGCTGGTACCGCCGCCTCTACAGCCGAGTGCTCGAGAACATCGAAAAGCACGACGTGATGGCGCGGTTTCCGGGCCGTACCGAAGCGGACCTGTACCTCTGGATCATGGATCACCGCTACTTCCTGACCGAGAAGTACGGCCACGACGTAGGCAGCGAAGCCGCGACCCGCGACTTCCGCGCCCACCATGCCCCGCCCCTGTACCGGCGGGTTGGGCAGCGAATGCGGCTGATGTGGCGGGGACGGCTCCACCCGGCGGCGTAACCGTCACCGCCCCAGCACGTACCCCACGAGCGTCCCTACGCCCCAGCCGGTCGCCCGACCTGCCTTCATCGCGTTCCCGGCCATGTCGAGGTGCGCCCAGGGCCGGGTCACGAATTCGCGCAGGAAGAGGGCGGCCTTGATGCTGCCCCCCGCAGGGACCAGGTCAGAGTTGCGCAGGTCGGCGAGCGTCTCTTTCTGGAAGGCCTGGAGGTAGGGGGCGTGCAGCGGCATCTCCCACACGAATTCACCGGCGGCCTCGGCGCTGGCCTTGAGGCGGGCGGTCAGGCCCGCATCGGTGCTGTAGAGGGCCGCGATCTCGTCTCCTAGGGCGGTGACCTTGGCCCCGGTCAGGGTTGCCAGATCCACCAGCTCGGTCGCGCCCTCGTCACAGGCGACGGCCAGGGCGTCCGCGAGAAT is from Deinococcus sp. YIM 77859 and encodes:
- a CDS encoding mismatch-specific DNA-glycosylase, encoding MTEGEGYLVPDVLQPGLTLVLVGTAPSRISARARAYYANPENKFWRVLFETGLTPRLLAPHEYATLPRYGIGLTDVAKRHSGVDAALPQEAWAPHELRAKLRHYRPAIVAFTSKRGAAETLGLPTGKLPYGPQLLPLEGCELWVLPSTSPLGHNHFQLGPWQALAERVARLRNAASGGNAFHPERVP
- a CDS encoding sulfite oxidase-like oxidoreductase, which encodes MLGKFFKKPEDDLGGRIPPGQTLTTRFPVLTYGPSQHYAPQDVRVRIFGLAEEKTFTWDDLLALPQTTLTYDIHCVTHWSKLDTTWTGVRVVDLMAHVRLDPAARYVMQHSVGGYTTNLPLEDFLRPENLLAHTFDGEPLAPEHGGPLRLVVPHLYFWKSAKWLSGLEFMAEDRPGFWERNGYHMRGDPFKEERYDDD
- a CDS encoding DUF4032 domain-containing protein, giving the protein MSETHPRLQARHEVERARFLADVYDLLAILRREPNELLPFDWVWHLAPEGEHPLGVQAIPVDQIIGSVDRYREFDRHYLPKEPHLDERWIGVRAAQLQGKELPPIQVYKVGELYFVKDGNHRVSVARRQGQHYIDAHVIELHVTVPPDEHDTLRDLIIKGEYARFLKATELGRVVPGHREILFTTPGRYDRLLEHIRTRQYFLDRKPERAGLPPVSWAEAVESWYRRLYSRVLENIEKHDVMARFPGRTEADLYLWIMDHRYFLTEKYGHDVGSEAATRDFRAHHAPPLYRRVGQRMRLMWRGRLHPAA